GCTGGCCGCCCAGTCCTCGGCGCGGCCGGGCCGCTGGGTGGCGGCGCCGCCGGGGGTCGCCCTCGCGGCCCTCCTGACCCAGCAGCGGCACGAGCTGGAGCGGGCGGAACTGGCGACGGCGCTGCTGGCGCAGGAGTACCGGTCGGAGGCGGCCGAACCGGCGGTGCACGACCTGGTGGAGGTGGTGACGGGGGCGAGCGCGGTGGCCCACCGCTTCCACCAGCTCCAGCTGGGCGCGACGCAGGAGGTGTGCGCGCTGGTCAGCGGCCGGCCCCAGGTGGTGACCGGGATGGAGAACGAGGCTGAGGAACGGGCGGCCGTACGTGGCGTCGAGTACCGGGTGGTCATCGAGCGCGAGGTGCTCACCCTGCCCACCGGCATCCGGGAGGCCTCCAGCGCCCTCGCGCGGGGGGAACGGATCCGGGTGACGGCGGCGGTCCCCACGAAGCTGGTGATCGCCGACCGGACCCTCGCCATGGTCCCGCTGACGACGCGCGGGGCGGAGCCGGCGGCGCTGGTGGTGCACGCGTCGGGGCTGCTCGAGTCCCTGCGGGGGCTCTTCGAGGCGGTGT
The Streptomyces sp. NBC_00091 genome window above contains:
- a CDS encoding helix-turn-helix domain-containing protein, with the protein product MLGAIGLDEGQESAYRALVALGAAEVPDLAHRLTLPVPQTERALRHLERHGLAAQSSARPGRWVAAPPGVALAALLTQQRHELERAELATALLAQEYRSEAAEPAVHDLVEVVTGASAVAHRFHQLQLGATQEVCALVSGRPQVVTGMENEAEERAAVRGVEYRVVIEREVLTLPTGIREASSALARGERIRVTAAVPTKLVIADRTLAMVPLTTRGAEPAALVVHASGLLESLRGLFEAVWREALPLRLGVTGRPEEGDGGPDTTDLEILSLLLAGMTDASVAKHLELGLRTVQRRVKGLMELAGVTTRLQLGWHAYERGWVAR